The genomic stretch CACGAATAAAGAGACGTTTTAGAATTTTGCCGAAGCTAGTCCCGGTCAAATAATATCTCTACTGCATTgaaactgaaacatttttctCCAAGATGGATGTTTCATCATATCGGATTTATCGTCTGTCATATCAGTCAAAGCAACGCAATTAATCCAGTCtgttggaggcagtgtggcccagtggtttgggcacttgccttgagatccggaggtcccaggttcaagacccgttctgaccactcgttgaatttgttcctggtagtccctggttccaCTTcttagctgcacttgtaaatagccatcTGTTTTGCCTCCGGTATGGCACGCCgattgtagcaatattcaataatttGATATACATTCAATTCAGTATTTATATTtatgtaattttttattttattttttcaatttaatatcTATGTTTAtatcatattttttaaatccatttaatttaatatttctatatttatttaatgtAATCGGTCTATATCCATTTAATTTAATCCCTaaaaattcattcaattcaatctgtcaaaatattcatttaatcTCGGGGACTGGGTCAAGCCATGGGAGTAGAAAGATAAGGGCCTGGAAAAGAGTCATTGCGAATACAATATGGCAGACGAGGAAGGTTTTGACATTGGAAGAGACCTGCCGGTGTTTTTAGCCTCAGTTTTCGACAAAATGGAATATATTTGCCAAAATGATGAGGGCGAAGGGGCCAAAGGTGATGGCCAAAGGTGATGGCCAAAGGTTTCCATCATGCTTTATGGCATCTAGGAACGGAACAAGTACAGTTTCTGCAAGATTGTTTGAATTACATCTCAGAAACATTATTCTTCTTGAAAAGCCATCTATGCATCcgtgaataataattttccaGCGTATCAGTGCATGATGTCCATCTAAATGCCACAGGGAATTTGGCCATGGTACCTGATAAATCCTACGTGAAACAACAACACCCCATCGTAGTGCAGTATTCTGTGGATCCACTCTTGCCATGCTTTCCCTtatcctttttctttggattctaAAGCCAAGTGCTTTTATGTAACCTCCAACGTAGCCCTGTCCAGTAGTTCGTCCATGATCGGAAATGAAGCTTCTTACGATCTCATCTAGTTCCTCGTCAGGCAAATGATGAAATCCTGTCATGTTTTGCAAACCATATTCTTCTACACTACTCTGTTCTACTCTCCTGTGTATCGTCCACCTCGAAACACCCAACATTTCTCCAATCTTAATCCAACTGAATTCCTATTCACGCAATTCTTCCAACAGGAATGTTAAAACGTGGTCTTCCAGGagtttccttttcctcttttcGTGAGGCAAAACAATTATCAGCAACAGTTTCTGGGGTGACAGGCTTAATTGCGATGTGATGATTTAAAGATGATAACAAGTGCGCAAAAGCTTCTGCAAGTGAATACAGCTCCTCTTTGTCACTTGTTCCAATATCGCGACAATCTGTTATCGATCTAAGCATCCTGATACTTTGATAGATAACTTTCGCATGCGCTTCGGcagagaacgcatgttttatgaggcaaatgagtcaatgagtcatgagtcaatggactcacagtcaatatcgCAATAATTTGtagattaagcctaagccctcgtttcaatgattaggcctaagcactctctgaaattttagctttcattttatggtttaatgaactgcactaactcgttgactcattgactcattgactcattgactcatgagtgatgactcattgactcataaatacttgacactcgcTTCGGCAGCCCCTTCGCCCTCATCATTTTGGCAAATATATTCAGTTTTGTCCAAAAATGAGGCTAAAAACACCGGCAGGTCTCTTCCAATGTCAAAACCTTCCTCGTCCGCCATATTGTATTTACAATGACTCTTTTCCTGGCCCTTATCTTTCTACTCCCATGGCTTGACCCAGTCCCCGAgattaaatgaatattttgacggattgaattgaatgaatttttACGGATTAAATTAAATGGATATAGAccgattaaattaaataaatatagaaatattaaattaaatggattttaaaaatatgatataaatatagatattaaattgaaaaaacaaaaaaaaattacataaataTAAATACTGAATTGAATGTATATCaaattattgaatattgctacaatcGGCGTGCCATACTCCGGCAAGTTTGTTTCCTTTAcggttgttgttctgttctgtcttttcgttgattgtgtttcatttgccctgaaaagcccctatggggagtggtcatgAAGTATGTATTGAACTGTATTGTAATGTTATTTGTCTCTTCTTTATCCTTAGCCGTACATCACTGTAGAAGAACTGCGACTCGAGCTTCCCAGtgatcaagctgaatattgtaTCGCCAGAATGGCGCCTTATGAAGGTCCAGATGCTGTCCCTGGTGCCTTAGACTACATGTCATTCTCAACCGCATTATATGGCGAAAGCGACTTGTAACGCTCCCTGAGACAAAAGTAGTAATTATGACTGAATACAGCTTTTATATTAGTGTACCTGGTTAGCGTGGGCAGAGTAGAGTTAGCTTTCAGTGGAGCTGCTGTTTCTATTTCTATTCCTTGATGTTGTTGTAGGCTCTTTTTAGTAATTTCTTTACTAAGGAAGAATTGTCTGAGTTGGAGTGGTGAAATATTCTTGGCGGTGTTCACGTAAGTGTTTGTTTTCCTTAGTTTGTTTTCACATAACATCTTATGAAATTAAGACGGATgcttttttgctcttttaaaTCGAATTTAGTTCTAGTTTGCCGCCAACCGGTAACTCCACCAAGAAAATACAATGTTAAATTTTCTAGGTATTAGTATTAATCCTATGATGGGCCCTGGCAACTTAGTCAACTCAATTAAATTGCTGGTGCCGATTAATAATCTCGTGAAAATGAAAGATCCGTCCCTCTATATGAAGACCCCCTTCTTAAAACATTACTCGGTATTCAGTAACCAATGCTGATTGGATCAGTGATTGACTTCCTATTTAACCGGTAACTTCAGTACCCGCAAGTATTTTTGTAGTTCACGATCAAACCCATACAAATAGCGTAAATTAAATGAACTGTGAGAGGCGATGTAATCAgtgtaatgttttttttctgtgttcGATATATATAACTGCAATTGTGGGACAAGCGAATATTATATCTCCGTATATTAATGAGAGTTGTTCAATTGAACAGCTTTTTGTACAGGCGTTGCTTACTGCTTtaactccaaaaaaaaaaaatagtctcGTAATGAAAACTTAACGGTAAATAAAATAGTAGTGTTTTGACTGTTCTGTTATGGTCACTTATTTACAGGTTTTCAATCCGCGTTTCGCAGTTCCGTAGATTAGTCTTACTGGTCGTGGAATTTGATCAACAAAAGATGGAATTAAAGCCTCGTGCAAACTGACGTGACAACTCCTAACGTTGTTGGGAGTATGTTGGATGTTGCTGGCAGTTGTGTGCAAAAGGGCGGAACAGCTCCCAACAATGTAAGAacgtgcagtgtattatgggaagaaTACGACCCacaagactttgtaaacttacaaaattcggctGCTATCTTGTTTTCAACGGTCGTCACTTATTTCTATCCCTCAAAATtacatttcccttttttatttaacttacacgacgtactatctactttagacttcaaatgtactttaacaaaacaaacgttttaaacaagctgagaagattcacaataggggggggggcaaagagttgaacccggattgATGGCTTCTCTTGGCAGTTtgcgatatccactagactaacgagacatgCTCCTGGAAAGTCGATTTTTTTTAGAGTAGTGACATAGTAGTACCCAACAAAACatttgaaagttaaccgtcttcaacgaggttcttagacctaaatactgtagatcagcgcggcttagcttagaaacgcttTTTCTTGTTGAAGTTAAGCTCCAattctgtttgttttcgttctttttacagcggtaagTTTGTCATGGGGTATtccgtcgtgtaattgttacgaaatgtaatgtcagtttgagggatggccttAAGTGTTGACCGTTTTCAACATGGATAATGCttgctatctccatggagaccatatgtaatgcgcgtgcgtggccccaacaatgGTGGAAGGGTCGTGGAAGGGCTGTTCAAACGGATCCAGTATTGTTGCATTACGCTTCGGCGAACACggaaatgttgggagttgttggctcaaaagttgTCCAGTTTCGAACTTCGAGCAACAACTCCCAGCAACACGCAACAACATATAACAGGGTGTGCAACGCAACataacacccaacaatgttacGTCCGTTTACATGCGGCTTAAGAATCGTGTTTTAAGGGAAATGGGAAGGAAAAGTACCCGAAGATTGTTCCCTCAGAAGAAGTAGTTTTTTacagaaaattttgaaagcgaGAACTTCCGGTCAATTGAGGTCCGCGAAATCGCaggagttaaaaaaaaaagggttggTGATTTATGAAAATATTATCATGACCCcattctttttactgggttgcctatgggcaaacccagtcgaggtctgcgtttagtttgtttgttttcttttttttagtttttttttttttccgtgtcggtaaaagtcttgcctgtcactcccctggtaagtggtgtctttgtgcatagagcctacTGCGCGTATTtccttaggatcgagagggtagtggaactgcgtagatttctctggtggacacagtagaatcattaacttagcttgcaatggcgtcgaaagtcatgtaacgcgaatggcgttttagtggatccttaaacaaaatatacccttatggagctcaataatggaaagtcagtcgGATAAACtgggcaggaatctcaaaagtgacgagtactggacttcgacaacaatctcagatcgcccgtcgagacgaaaaggattctgtggtattttctgcctttgtgtattataatatcatgttgtgtattgaattttcgagcttacggttgaaatgtgatatgggagaagttttttagtattgctctgtaagcaggaagggttcacaggcctgttggaggcgtgcttgagtttcaacaaaatgagccccaaaatcagtgaaaacttgtgacgcagatgaataataaagtagctgctatttccaaaatgatggaattacctggtgataaataacgtcgtacgcgtcttggagagtaaattttgactttgcataaacaagagttgggtgattgggatctttgttttgacttcgctcatttcattgtcaaactttataacacttgacagaaaaagaaacttacaaaaacccggtatcttgccatcatttgacacagatgcttcactgtttggcgagtaaacatgccgcggtaacttaatcacggcgcccgctgaattccggccatgttactttcgattttgcaatttacttgaacgtagcaaaaatctcccaaaatgtttgtcgctgatcgtaactttttatattctatattcacggttcaagattaattttgttttcatgtcgtaaatatttcattctcgatcgaccgtcctggaaacttccttctgctctttctgaaaactgtgtatcaatagttatttgctttttcatcaatatttgttttgcataaagcaagctaacaaaatctgtaccttgctgagttcgcatttgttagcggtaatagtattttcggtcagatgtttctgttttttatgaggggtttattgttttggtctcccatcctaacactaaccccgcgaaacagggcttgccTTCAgggaagtttagtattacaaatctgtcagatgctgagagggcacacttgtggtgcaaagaagttgtgagggaacttgaaaattatcaacatgtcagcccagaagccaatgtttctcgcttctcttttatttgttattcttcagagactggaatgctgtatttcaataccacacaattcagtgccttctgattttctgtagcacgtaccacaggcaacccagtgtatgcttcacagaagcatctcgttttgtAATTAAAGGAGCGTGGGAACGATGTTCCTTTTTTGGTGAGCAGTTGCTTCTGAGCCATATCAGCTCGGAAGGCCTTTTTCAATGGCTAATACGCTTCTTTCTAATGACACTGAGAGAAACTTTTATAGTCTGCGAAAATGTCTTTAAATCTTCAGAGTTATTCTCAAATAGCGTAACCCTTCAATGAGTATGCTTATCCTCCTACCAATCCTACTGTTGCTACTTTTAAGAAATGTGGAACATCAAGTTTATTTCTTCTGTTGGCAGAGGGTCAGTATTGATCTCTCCCGCATTTAATGTCGAACGTTGAAACGAAGCACTGCAATTGCGGCTGTTAACTTGCGGAAAAGGCTCGTGATTGCTATTCCTTTGAGTCGCACCTAATGATAAAGATGAAACTGCTGTTTTGAAACTCTTTCCAACATTTCGTGCGCTTTTTCCAACTTCGCGACAAGGGCAAAGCAAGGCTGCAAACGCTCTACGAAAATGCGGGAACTTGCGTGCATATAGCACAGGATTGGCGACGGAGTTGCTGTATTGAAGAAATTTGACGGCGCAAATAGCTTGCCATGTTGGCGCTATCTGTGGCCTTAGGTAACTTATCAAGGAGAGTGTAAAGAATGGAAGCCAACCGATAACGAAAAGAGCAATCATTGCAACCACCGTCTTTGCAACACGAACCTCTCTGCGAAGACTTCTTTTGAGCTTATAGGGAATCAGTGTCTTGTTTTTACGAAGCGATATCAATAAAACCGTCTGTGTCGCGCACACAATTAACAGTGGAACAAAGAAACAGAGTATTATGACAGCTACGTTGTACGCCTTTGGTGCAAATTTTGTTCCTGGTTTAGAACAGATTGCAACCGGTACTGCCACGATCCAAATCAAAGCCAGAATGAGTAAATAACGTTTCTTGGTGTAGATCCGATGTTTTAGAGGCCAGACGATAGCGCAGAGTCTATCCCAGCTTAGGGCAACAAGATGCAATATGGATCCGACACCGCCGAGGATATCGAACATGACCCAGGTGTCGTGTAATATCATAAACCACGTCTCTTCTTGTTCTTGACCGGCAAACATAACAGCGATCCACCAAGGAATCGAGATAATTCCAACGAAACAGTCAGTTGCAGCCAATGAGACAATGAAGTAGTTTGCATGAGTTCTGAGAAACGTGTTCTTCCCAAAGGATATGATCACGAGACCATTGCCAAAGAGAATTGCCAAGGCAACAATAGAATACGCAACTGCCCAAGGTACAGTTTGGTGACTCATCCTTGGTAGTTTTAACAGTGAATTTCAAGGAAACTTGTATAGTTTCTTGTGCTGGCTGCCATCAAAATCCCTGAatcgaaaaaagaaatcatccTAGTCAGTGGGAAAAAAAGTTATTTGGGAATTTGTTGTTTGTTCCCATTAGACCCATCAGTTTGTGCACTTTGTAGTCTATCCGAAATTTCTTCGAGCTTGTTGTCATGTAGTTTAAACTGCATTTTAGAATGTTTTCTTGAAAAACACAAGCAGATTAAGGATGCCATCTTGTTCAGTACATTTCAAAATGACCCAGTTATCTCGTTTTCTGATAAGAATCGATAGTCACACGAGACACAAAATGAACATTAAATCTGTACGGGTGTTTATAATGCTGCGCCATGCGTGAGTCAACTGTCATAAGTGACAAGTTACCGAACTGACAAGATTATGTTATAGAAGGACCGATGCTCTAAATAACAGGGAAAATTGTCGATAAAATTTGCTTTCAGCCAGTGAGCTCTCGGGTTTTTTATAATTTGAGCCCCAAATTGTCACTTTTCCAGTTGTGAAGTCCATTATTTAACCCTCTGACGGTTTTGTGGCTTTGGTTGTCTAAGATGATGTGTTAGCCTGCTCCTCAGGCAACGTTTTACTTTCTTGCCTCCTGAAAAAGAAACGAACCGAAAAACGAGAAGGGAAGGAGTGGGACTGTAATCTTCCCAGTTTCCCCTTTTCCCAGCCCAGGGCAGAATGAGGAGGAAGCTAACAAAACACTTGAGttagggcctgattacatggcGAGTTTCAGCCGGGGCTGAAATTTCGCTCCGCCTTCCGGgctgaaattttgttgcgaTTACATTATGAATTTCAGCCCTGTCGCAGAACGCAAGTTTGCGTAAGAAAATTTACTGAGGTGCGAAAAAGCAATCGATGCGTAAAAACAATCGATGCGCATGCTCACGTTCCTTTTTCAGCCGGGGTTGAAATTCCATTTCGATTACATGGACTTTTTGCGTATTTTTCAACCCGTTTGGATGGGCTAAAAATTCTAGCCCGGTTTCTGAAACCAGGCTAGGACTTTCAGCCCGTGATGGAACCTTCTCCATGTAATTGCCACTTTCATTTCGAGAGGATTTTTTTCAGAACCCGTGCTGAAATCTCAGCAAGGCTAACCGGGCTGAAATTCGCCTTGTAACCAGGCCCTTATACCTAAATTCTACGAAATATCCTTAAATTTCTATGATCATTATTTACCTGAATGCCATCCTTTTTCTTGCcatctttattatttattatttgcaGATTATAAAAAGGACTTTGGTCGCTGAGATGTA from Montipora capricornis isolate CH-2021 chromosome 12, ASM3666992v2, whole genome shotgun sequence encodes the following:
- the LOC138026713 gene encoding histamine H2 receptor-like gives rise to the protein MSHQTVPWAVAYSIVALAILFGNGLVIISFGKNTFLRTHANYFIVSLAATDCFVGIISIPWWIAVMFAGQEQEETWFMILHDTWVMFDILGGVGSILHLVALSWDRLCAIVWPLKHRIYTKKRYLLILALIWIVAVPVAICSKPGTKFAPKAYNVAVIILCFFVPLLIVCATQTVLLISLRKNKTLIPYKLKRSLRREVRVAKTVVAMIALFVIGWLPFFTLSLISYLRPQIAPTWQAICAVKFLQYSNSVANPVLYARKFPHFRRAFAALLCPCREVGKSARNVGKSFKTAVSSLSLGATQRNSNHEPFPQVNSRNCSASFQRSTLNAGEINTDPLPTEEINLMFHIS